From the genome of Triticum aestivum cultivar Chinese Spring chromosome 3B, IWGSC CS RefSeq v2.1, whole genome shotgun sequence, one region includes:
- the LOC123064253 gene encoding putative serine/threonine-protein kinase-like protein CCR3 encodes MAFAVVGDAAAVTQLIGQAIGLVAMIIRAVETAHQNRLECERLACRVSTVDGVLSDLPRAQEMAPPLKVLNNTLEEAHRMVIACQNRGAASHFFGSRRHADCFNQVNNRITSDIVILNLSLNSFMARRHFNHVLHPNHVGVPTATIAMAPPWPGFSSGSLQTQLVVVSQPQVSSISFDNPRALTWSEIAAATSFAVELGRGNSGRVYKGRLQFQFHFHHGTEVAVKVLEKHRRQGVEDAFMAESNILSGLRHDHIVRLLGWCAEQEYRMLVYEHMGNGTFRDHLQHLGGGPSSSPVTTSWETRVEVLLGVARAIEYLHRGADPLVIHRNVSSSNVLLDANWTPRLSGFGSAVFQAAGVEEHGGQLVEEVVGTPGYIDPEYSGTHCVSTGSDVYSFGVVVLEALTGRPPDIYGVTLGLLVDSALPSVHNGKLRDVLDGHPALQPTPRQLEALDLVAYTASRCLCPRGQNRRLAMSDVVANLHRALQIIRSN; translated from the coding sequence ATGGCGTTCGCGGTCGTGGGGGATGCGGCCGCGGTAACACAGCTCATCGGGCAGGCGATCGGGCTCGTCGCCATGATCATCCGGGCGGTGGAGACGGCACACCAGAACAGGCTCGAGTGTGAGCGCCTCGCTTGCCGTGTGTCCACGGTCGACGGCGTGCTGTCTGACCTGCCGCGGGCCCAGGAGATGGCGCCGCCGCTCAAGGTGCTGAACAACACGCTTGAGGAGGCGCACCGCATGGTCATCGCATGCCAGAACCGGGGCGCCGCCAGCCACTTCTTCGGATCCCGCCGCCACGCCGATTGCTTCAATCAAGTCAACAACAGGATTACGTCCGACATCGTCATCCTCAACCTCAGCCTAAACAGCTTCATGGCCCGGCGACACTTCAACCACGTCCTTCATCCCAATCACGTCGGCGTACCGACTGCGACAatagccatggcgccgccgtggccaggctTCAGCTCTGGCTCCCTGCAGACTCAGCTGGTGGTGGTGTCGCAGCCGCAGGTAAGCTCGATCTCCTTCGATAACCCCAGGGCGCTCACGTGGTCGGAGATTGCAGCGGCGACCAGCTTTGCCGTCGAGCTCGGCCGAGGCAACTCAGGAAGGGTATACAAGGGCCGTCTCCAATTCCAGTTCCACTTCCACCACGGCACGGAGGTGGCCGTGAAGGTGCTGGAAAAGCACAGGCGGCAGGGTGTGGAGGACGCGTTCATGGCGGAGAGCAACATCCTTTCCGGCCTCCGGCACGACCACATCGTCCGCCTGCTCGGCTGGTGCGCGGAGCAGGAGTACCGCATGCTGGTCTACGAGCATATGGGCAACGGCACGTTTAGAGACCACCTGCAGCACTTGGGCGGTGGCCCTAGCTCGTCGCCCGTGACGACGTCCTGGGAGACGCGCGTGGAGGTGCTGTTGGGCGTGGCCCGGGCCATCGAGTACCTGCACCGCGGCGCGGATCCGCTGGTCATCCATCGCAACGTCAGCTCGTCCAACGTCCTCCTTGACGCCAACTGGACACCGCGCCTGTCCGGCTTCGGCTCAGCGGTGTTTCAGGCTGCGGGTGTGGAGGAGCACGGCGGCCAGCTCGTCGAGGAGGTCGTCGGCACGCCCGGGTACATAGACCCGGAGTACAGTGGCACGCACTGCGTGAGCACGGGGAGCGATGTGTACAGCTTCGGGGTGGTGGTGCTGGAGGCGCTGACGGGGAGGCCGCCGGACATCTACGGCGTCACGCTGGGCCTCCTCGTGGACTCCGCGCTCCCGAGCGTACACAACGGAAAGCTGCGGGATGTGCTGGATGGCCACCCGGCGCTGCAGCCGACGCCGCGTCAGCTGGAGGCGCTGGATCTCGTGGCATACACGGCGAGCC